ATTTGTGGCGGAGAGAGGGGGATTCGAACCCCCGATAGAGAGTTAAAGCCCTATAACGGTTTAGCAAACCGCCGCCTTCAGCCACTCGGCCATCTCTCCGCACTTTGTTACAAGCCGCCACCCGGCTGCTCGCCAACGTCTCCGATTATAGCCTGAACGCTTCCAAACCAGCTTCCACAAAAGCGATCTGGCCGAAGAGCTCGTCCGCTTTTCCGTGCAGTGTCGCAATCTGCAGAGGCTCCAAAGGCACAAGGCAGGCTTTGGCTCGGGCGAGGTAGGCCTCGCGACTCGCCAGACCATTCAATCCACCATTGATGCACCTTGTAATGGCCAGAAGCTCGTCCACGTCAGCAAAATAATTCAGACGATGTACGCTCCAGTACCAGGCGGCACTCTCCATCGCCAGGGCTGGCTCGGTGGCCAGAAGTGCGGGATGATCTTCGGTCATGAGATCCGTTCCGCACGCCAGGCTGAAGGCTGAGTACTCGGCTCGTCCCGTGAGCTGAAGCAGACCACGCCCTTTGAACCGTTCTCCATCTCCAGCCTGCACATTTCCAAGGTCTTTTCGTCCCTCATACTGCCTTCCACTGGCGAGCTCCTCCGTATAGCGCAGCTCTCCGCTTTCGTGGGCTACCTGCGCAAGAAAATGGGACTTTCTCAGAACCGTATCGATCTGGTAAAGCGCCATCGACTGTTCAAGATACGGGAAGTATTTTGCAATCCACGGAGCACGCGCGTGCGGCATGATGCGCTGCAAAAGCTCTGGCGTAAGACTTACCGATGTCATAAAACCCCTTAAACGCAAATGACCTTTGCGTTCGGCCGCAGCCGCCACAAAAGTCTCTAGTACTAGTTTACGAGATGCGATGGCTAACTATGCCAACTGCAAGCTGTTTCCTATGTGATACTTGTAAAATTTCACGCTTGACATGCATTTACGACTAGGTCTTGTGTACCTGATTTCTTACCTTTTGCAAACTAATCCGCGCTTGGACGGTGACCGCAGACCAATCTCTGTAGACGCGAATGCTTAATTTTCGGAATCTCTGCAGGTTAGCGGTGCTGTTAATTAGGGCTTTTATA
This genomic stretch from Terriglobus saanensis SP1PR4 harbors:
- a CDS encoding glycoside hydrolase family 19 protein, with the protein product MTSVSLTPELLQRIMPHARAPWIAKYFPYLEQSMALYQIDTVLRKSHFLAQVAHESGELRYTEELASGRQYEGRKDLGNVQAGDGERFKGRGLLQLTGRAEYSAFSLACGTDLMTEDHPALLATEPALAMESAAWYWSVHRLNYFADVDELLAITRCINGGLNGLASREAYLARAKACLVPLEPLQIATLHGKADELFGQIAFVEAGLEAFRL